One Peromyscus leucopus breed LL Stock chromosome 6, UCI_PerLeu_2.1, whole genome shotgun sequence genomic region harbors:
- the Gpr171 gene encoding probable G-protein coupled receptor 171 — MTNSSLFCPVYRDLEPFTYFFYLVFLIGIIGSCFATWAFIQKTTNHRCVSIYLINLLTADFLLTLALPVKIVVDLGVAPWKLRIFHCQVTACLIYINMYLSIIFLAFVSIDRYLQLIHSCKIYRIQEPGFAKMISTVVWFMVLLIMVPNMVIPIKDIEEKSNVGCMEFKKEFGRNWHLLTNFICVAIFLNFSAIILISNFLVIRQLYRNRDDANYPNVKTALTNILLVTTSYIICFVPYHTVRIPYTLSQTEVISDCSTRISLFKAKEATLLLAVSNLCFDPILYYHLSKAFRLKVTETFASPKKTKAQKEKSRCENDV, encoded by the coding sequence ATGACAAACAGTTCACTGTTCTGTCCAGTTTACAGAGATCTGGAaccatttacatattttttttacttgGTTTTCCTCATTGGAATCATTGGAAGTTGTTTTGCAACATGGGCTTTTATACAGAAAACCACCAATCACAGGTGTGTGAGCATATACTTGATTAATTTGCTTACAGCTGATTTCCTGCTCACTCTGGCATTACCAGTAAAAATTGTTGTTGACTTGGGTGTGGCACCCTGGAAGCTAAGGATATTCCACTGCCAAGTAACAGCCTGCCTCATCTATATCAATATGTACCTGTCCATTATCTTCTTAGCCTTTGTCAGCATCGATCGCTATCTTCAGTTAATACACAGCTGCAAAATATACCGAATACAAGAACCTGGATTTGCAAAAATGATATCAACTGTCGTGTGGTTCATGGTTCTTCTAATAATGGTGCCGAACATGGTGATTCCCATCAAGGACATCGAAGAAAAGTCAAATGTAGGTTGCATggaatttaaaaaggaatttggAAGAAACTGGCATTTGTTAACAAATTTCATATGTGtagctatatttttaaatttctcagcCATCATTTTGATATCCAACTTCCTTGTAATTAGACAACTCTATAGAAATAGAGACGATGCAAACTATCCAAATGTGAAAACAGCTCTAACTAACATCCTCTTGGTGACAACTAGTTACATCATATGCTTTGTTCCTTACCACACTGTCAGGATCCCATACACCCTCAGTCAGACGGAGGTCATATCTGATTGCTCAACGAGGATCTCCCTCTTCAAAGCCAAAGAGGCCACACTGCTCCTGGCTGTGTCCAATTTGTGTTTTGATCCAATCCTGTACTATCATCTCTCAAAAGCATTTCGACTGAAGGTCACTGAGACTTTTGCCTCGCCTAAAAAGACTAAggctcagaaagaaaaatcaagatgtGAAAATGATGTGTAA
- the P2ry14 gene encoding P2Y purinoceptor 14 isoform X1, with protein MHMHITKLCLSEHILTEIFASRSYKMANSTTTEPPNQPCSRNTLITQQIIPVLYFVVFITGILLNGVSGWVFFYVPSSKSFIIYLKNIVVADFLMGLTFPFKVLGDSGLGPWQVNVFVCRVSAVIFYVNMYVSIVFFGLISFDRYYKIVKPLLTSIVQSVNYSKLLSVVVWMLMLLLAVPNIILTNQSVKEITKVQCMELKNELGRKWHKASNYAFVSIFWIVFLLLIIFYTAITRKIFKSHLKSRKNSISVKRKSSRNIFSIVLVFVVCFVPYHIARIPYTKSQTEAHYSCQSKETLLYVKEFTLLLSAANVCLDPVIYFFLCQPFREVLSKKLHISLKVHNDLDTSKTKRGNTVHESTDTL; from the coding sequence ATCTTTGCCTCCAGAAGTTACAAGATGGCCAATTCAACCACCACAGAACCCCCAAACCAGCCCTGCTCCCGGAACACCCTTATCACACAGCAGATCATCCCTGTGTTGTACTTCGTGGTCTTCATCACAGGGATCCTCCTCAATGGAGTATCAGGATGGGTATTCTTTTATGTGCCCAGCTCTAAGAGTTTTATCATCTATCTCAAGAACATAGTTGTGGCTGACTTTCTGATGGGCCTGACTTTCCCTTTCAAAGTCCTTGGTGACTCAGGCCTAGGTCCCTGGCAGGTGAACGTGTTTGTATGTAGGGTCTCTGCCGTCATCTTCTATGTTAATATGTATGTTAGCATCGTGTTCTTTGGGCTCATCAGCTTTGACAGGTATTATAAAATTGTAAAGCCCCTTTTGACTTCTATTGTGCAGTCAGTGAACTATAGCAAACTGCTCTCCGTGGTTGTGTGGATGCTCATGCTTCTCCTCGCTGTCCCAAACATCATCCTGACAAACCAGAGTGTCAAGGAGATTACGAAAGTACAGTGTATGGAACTCAAAAATGAGCTGGGACGGAAGTGGCACAAAGCATCTAACTATGCCTTCGTGAGCATTTTCTGGATTGTGTTTCTTCTACTAATCATCTTCTACACCGCCATAACAAGGAAAATCTTCAAGTCTCACCTCAAGTCCAGAAAGAATTCCATCTCGGTCAAAAGGAAGTCTAGCCGCAATATATTCAGCATCGTGCTTGTATTTGTGGTCTGCTTTGTACCTTACCACATTGCCAGAATCCCTTACACCAAGAGTCAGACGGAGGCTCATTACAGCTGCCAGTCAAAGGAAACCCTGCTCTACGTGAAGGAATTCACTCTGCTGCTCTCTGCTGCAAATGTGTGTCTGGACCCcgttatttatttcttcttatgcCAGCCATTTAGAGAAGTCTTAAGTAAGAAGTTACACATCTCATTAAAGGTCCACAATGACCTAGACACTTCCAAAACCAAGAGGGGAAATACAGTCCACGAAAGCACAGACACTTTGTGA
- the P2ry14 gene encoding P2Y purinoceptor 14 isoform X2: MIFASRSYKMANSTTTEPPNQPCSRNTLITQQIIPVLYFVVFITGILLNGVSGWVFFYVPSSKSFIIYLKNIVVADFLMGLTFPFKVLGDSGLGPWQVNVFVCRVSAVIFYVNMYVSIVFFGLISFDRYYKIVKPLLTSIVQSVNYSKLLSVVVWMLMLLLAVPNIILTNQSVKEITKVQCMELKNELGRKWHKASNYAFVSIFWIVFLLLIIFYTAITRKIFKSHLKSRKNSISVKRKSSRNIFSIVLVFVVCFVPYHIARIPYTKSQTEAHYSCQSKETLLYVKEFTLLLSAANVCLDPVIYFFLCQPFREVLSKKLHISLKVHNDLDTSKTKRGNTVHESTDTL; this comes from the coding sequence ATCTTTGCCTCCAGAAGTTACAAGATGGCCAATTCAACCACCACAGAACCCCCAAACCAGCCCTGCTCCCGGAACACCCTTATCACACAGCAGATCATCCCTGTGTTGTACTTCGTGGTCTTCATCACAGGGATCCTCCTCAATGGAGTATCAGGATGGGTATTCTTTTATGTGCCCAGCTCTAAGAGTTTTATCATCTATCTCAAGAACATAGTTGTGGCTGACTTTCTGATGGGCCTGACTTTCCCTTTCAAAGTCCTTGGTGACTCAGGCCTAGGTCCCTGGCAGGTGAACGTGTTTGTATGTAGGGTCTCTGCCGTCATCTTCTATGTTAATATGTATGTTAGCATCGTGTTCTTTGGGCTCATCAGCTTTGACAGGTATTATAAAATTGTAAAGCCCCTTTTGACTTCTATTGTGCAGTCAGTGAACTATAGCAAACTGCTCTCCGTGGTTGTGTGGATGCTCATGCTTCTCCTCGCTGTCCCAAACATCATCCTGACAAACCAGAGTGTCAAGGAGATTACGAAAGTACAGTGTATGGAACTCAAAAATGAGCTGGGACGGAAGTGGCACAAAGCATCTAACTATGCCTTCGTGAGCATTTTCTGGATTGTGTTTCTTCTACTAATCATCTTCTACACCGCCATAACAAGGAAAATCTTCAAGTCTCACCTCAAGTCCAGAAAGAATTCCATCTCGGTCAAAAGGAAGTCTAGCCGCAATATATTCAGCATCGTGCTTGTATTTGTGGTCTGCTTTGTACCTTACCACATTGCCAGAATCCCTTACACCAAGAGTCAGACGGAGGCTCATTACAGCTGCCAGTCAAAGGAAACCCTGCTCTACGTGAAGGAATTCACTCTGCTGCTCTCTGCTGCAAATGTGTGTCTGGACCCcgttatttatttcttcttatgcCAGCCATTTAGAGAAGTCTTAAGTAAGAAGTTACACATCTCATTAAAGGTCCACAATGACCTAGACACTTCCAAAACCAAGAGGGGAAATACAGTCCACGAAAGCACAGACACTTTGTGA
- the P2ry14 gene encoding P2Y purinoceptor 14 isoform X3: MANSTTTEPPNQPCSRNTLITQQIIPVLYFVVFITGILLNGVSGWVFFYVPSSKSFIIYLKNIVVADFLMGLTFPFKVLGDSGLGPWQVNVFVCRVSAVIFYVNMYVSIVFFGLISFDRYYKIVKPLLTSIVQSVNYSKLLSVVVWMLMLLLAVPNIILTNQSVKEITKVQCMELKNELGRKWHKASNYAFVSIFWIVFLLLIIFYTAITRKIFKSHLKSRKNSISVKRKSSRNIFSIVLVFVVCFVPYHIARIPYTKSQTEAHYSCQSKETLLYVKEFTLLLSAANVCLDPVIYFFLCQPFREVLSKKLHISLKVHNDLDTSKTKRGNTVHESTDTL, encoded by the coding sequence ATGGCCAATTCAACCACCACAGAACCCCCAAACCAGCCCTGCTCCCGGAACACCCTTATCACACAGCAGATCATCCCTGTGTTGTACTTCGTGGTCTTCATCACAGGGATCCTCCTCAATGGAGTATCAGGATGGGTATTCTTTTATGTGCCCAGCTCTAAGAGTTTTATCATCTATCTCAAGAACATAGTTGTGGCTGACTTTCTGATGGGCCTGACTTTCCCTTTCAAAGTCCTTGGTGACTCAGGCCTAGGTCCCTGGCAGGTGAACGTGTTTGTATGTAGGGTCTCTGCCGTCATCTTCTATGTTAATATGTATGTTAGCATCGTGTTCTTTGGGCTCATCAGCTTTGACAGGTATTATAAAATTGTAAAGCCCCTTTTGACTTCTATTGTGCAGTCAGTGAACTATAGCAAACTGCTCTCCGTGGTTGTGTGGATGCTCATGCTTCTCCTCGCTGTCCCAAACATCATCCTGACAAACCAGAGTGTCAAGGAGATTACGAAAGTACAGTGTATGGAACTCAAAAATGAGCTGGGACGGAAGTGGCACAAAGCATCTAACTATGCCTTCGTGAGCATTTTCTGGATTGTGTTTCTTCTACTAATCATCTTCTACACCGCCATAACAAGGAAAATCTTCAAGTCTCACCTCAAGTCCAGAAAGAATTCCATCTCGGTCAAAAGGAAGTCTAGCCGCAATATATTCAGCATCGTGCTTGTATTTGTGGTCTGCTTTGTACCTTACCACATTGCCAGAATCCCTTACACCAAGAGTCAGACGGAGGCTCATTACAGCTGCCAGTCAAAGGAAACCCTGCTCTACGTGAAGGAATTCACTCTGCTGCTCTCTGCTGCAAATGTGTGTCTGGACCCcgttatttatttcttcttatgcCAGCCATTTAGAGAAGTCTTAAGTAAGAAGTTACACATCTCATTAAAGGTCCACAATGACCTAGACACTTCCAAAACCAAGAGGGGAAATACAGTCCACGAAAGCACAGACACTTTGTGA